One genomic region from Campylobacter concisus encodes:
- a CDS encoding transporter substrate-binding domain-containing protein, with protein sequence MKKIFALLLTAFVALCANELKFGTAANYPPFEYIDENNKITGFDIELIDEISKRAGFSYKIINMSFDGLIPALKAGKINGIISAMSATSDRLKSIDFTKPYYLTENLYLKKKGNDALKAKEELAGKRVGVQQGTVQELAANAINGVKVVPSEDTVPLIMGLKVGKFDAVILDSSIGYGFIKKNPELEAFFKEVDGSEGFSIAFDKGRESALIEKINQILDDMKKDGSYEALLKKYDLK encoded by the coding sequence ATGAAAAAGATCTTTGCTCTTTTACTCACAGCTTTTGTTGCTCTTTGTGCAAATGAGCTAAAATTTGGCACAGCGGCGAACTACCCGCCATTTGAATATATCGATGAGAACAACAAAATAACAGGCTTTGATATCGAGCTGATCGATGAAATTTCAAAGCGTGCAGGCTTTTCATATAAGATCATAAATATGAGTTTTGACGGCCTTATTCCAGCACTTAAAGCCGGCAAAATAAATGGCATTATAAGCGCGATGAGTGCGACTTCAGATAGATTAAAATCGATTGATTTCACAAAGCCGTACTATCTAACTGAAAATCTCTACCTAAAGAAAAAAGGCAATGACGCACTAAAAGCTAAAGAAGAGCTAGCTGGCAAAAGAGTTGGCGTGCAACAAGGCACCGTCCAAGAGCTAGCAGCAAATGCTATAAATGGCGTAAAAGTAGTGCCTTCAGAAGATACTGTGCCACTCATCATGGGATTAAAAGTTGGTAAATTTGATGCAGTCATCCTTGATAGCTCTATCGGATATGGCTTTATCAAGAAAAATCCAGAACTTGAAGCATTTTTCAAAGAAGTTGATGGTAGTGAGGGCTTTTCAATAGCTTTTGATAAAGGAAGAGAGAGTGCGTTAATAGAAAAAATAAATCAAATTTTAGATGATATGAAAAAAGACGGAAGCTACGAAGCTTTACTTAAAAAATACGATCTAAAATAA
- a CDS encoding amino acid ABC transporter permease: MKAQNLAKFLFFMIIVSLGAYFFYPRDLSEAQEIAYIKSYGVTLGLTIGGIAIGITLGFTLAFIKFLNIKVLNFIIDEYIDILRGTPVILQLLIFSVVIFATWSDNFYVALIALGLNSSAYVAEIVRSGINSVDKGQMEAARAMGLNYYVSMREIVFPQATKNILPALANEFISLFKETSVVGYISVVDITMQSKSLQAVFYSPEPVIFTGIVYYVSVKFFTFLVKLLERRLNRHD, translated from the coding sequence TTGAAGGCTCAAAATTTAGCTAAATTTCTATTTTTTATGATAATCGTCTCACTTGGAGCATATTTTTTCTATCCAAGAGATCTTAGTGAGGCTCAAGAGATCGCTTATATCAAAAGTTACGGAGTGACTTTAGGACTCACGATAGGCGGTATTGCCATAGGCATAACGCTTGGATTTACCTTGGCGTTTATTAAATTTTTGAATATCAAAGTCTTAAATTTTATAATCGATGAATATATCGATATCTTACGTGGAACACCTGTAATACTTCAACTTTTAATATTTTCAGTTGTCATTTTTGCAACATGGAGTGATAATTTTTATGTAGCTCTCATCGCACTTGGACTAAATAGCTCAGCATACGTCGCTGAGATCGTAAGAAGTGGCATAAATAGCGTTGATAAAGGGCAGATGGAGGCAGCTAGGGCGATGGGACTAAACTACTATGTTTCGATGCGCGAGATAGTTTTTCCACAAGCTACAAAAAATATCTTACCAGCACTTGCAAATGAGTTTATCTCACTTTTTAAAGAAACATCAGTCGTGGGCTATATAAGCGTCGTTGATATCACAATGCAAAGTAAGAGCCTTCAAGCGGTATTTTACAGCCCAGAGCCAGTCATTTTTACAGGTATCGTTTACTATGTGAGTGTTAAATTTTTCACCTTTTTGGTGAAATTACTTGAGAGGAGATTAAATCGCCATGATTGA
- the mnmC gene encoding bifunctional tRNA (5-methylaminomethyl-2-thiouridine)(34)-methyltransferase MnmD/FAD-dependent 5-carboxymethylaminomethyl-2-thiouridine(34) oxidoreductase MnmC, translating to MKNANLSFKGQIPFNEEFGDIYFNTDKPWLESEFVFASALDEIWQSKDSFVIAETGFGAGLNFFTLCKKFKNSSKKLHFVSIEKSPIKKEDILKIYENLGIFKAYARKLVSLYPPLIEGIHRINFAPNITLDLCYGEAKEILPELDFSADIWFLDGFAPSKNDSIWSEEIFRQIARLSRVGTIARTYSCAKIVKDGLKGAGFLLSLKEGYARKRQMSSAVLEKKDENLKDAWFVRCEPVASVNGKTALIIGAGVAGLATAGELAKNGFKVVIAEAKVEVATNGSGNHCGALMPLVTKPGVNLGRMHLNAFLQAVRFYKATLPKSLIKFNGCIDYAFDDELIKRYGSWQTQSIEDIFKFDENLKPYPGVFIKDGAYARPREICKFLSSNFEILFNHEYESREHLQNGKISVKFKNDKSLEADILVFCTGSKSSEIFNGYNMQISSVRGQVTHLKPVLKNAMPLSAKGYICPAVKGLQVIGATYARNEICDTPKVEDNAKNLSDVSEFFDTTKATIIGSRVGYRSYSGDRFPIIGALHDEEFYKQNYKGLFWSKNKDNNPKANYEKNVFVNFAHGSRGLGTAILGANLIADLVLARPLCIERSLFHELHPARFLIRKLKNGLKF from the coding sequence ATGAAAAATGCAAATTTAAGCTTTAAAGGGCAAATTCCATTTAACGAGGAGTTTGGCGATATCTATTTCAATACCGACAAACCTTGGCTTGAGAGCGAATTTGTCTTTGCAAGTGCACTTGATGAAATTTGGCAGAGTAAAGATAGCTTCGTCATCGCTGAGACAGGATTTGGTGCCGGGCTAAATTTCTTCACACTTTGTAAGAAATTTAAAAATAGTTCTAAAAAACTTCACTTTGTTAGCATCGAAAAAAGCCCTATTAAAAAAGAAGATATTTTAAAAATTTATGAAAATTTAGGCATTTTTAAAGCTTATGCTAGAAAGCTGGTTTCGCTCTATCCACCTCTTATTGAGGGCATACACCGTATAAATTTTGCCCCAAATATCACACTTGATCTTTGCTACGGCGAGGCTAAAGAAATTTTACCTGAGCTTGATTTTAGCGCTGACATCTGGTTTCTAGATGGCTTTGCTCCAAGTAAAAATGACTCGATCTGGAGCGAAGAAATTTTTAGACAGATCGCAAGACTAAGCAGGGTTGGTACGATTGCTAGAACCTATTCATGCGCAAAAATAGTAAAAGACGGGCTAAAGGGCGCTGGCTTTTTGCTAAGCCTAAAAGAGGGTTACGCTAGAAAACGTCAGATGAGTAGTGCCGTGCTAGAGAAAAAGGATGAAAATTTAAAGGATGCTTGGTTTGTGAGATGCGAACCAGTTGCTAGTGTAAATGGTAAAACAGCGCTTATCATAGGAGCTGGCGTGGCTGGACTTGCAACAGCTGGCGAGCTAGCCAAAAATGGCTTTAAAGTGGTGATCGCCGAGGCAAAGGTCGAAGTGGCTACAAATGGCTCAGGTAATCACTGTGGCGCCTTGATGCCACTAGTTACAAAGCCCGGGGTAAATTTAGGCCGCATGCACTTAAACGCATTTTTGCAAGCAGTGAGATTTTACAAGGCAACTTTGCCAAAAAGCCTTATTAAATTTAACGGCTGCATAGACTACGCATTTGATGATGAACTTATTAAAAGATATGGCTCGTGGCAAACTCAAAGCATAGAGGATATTTTTAAATTTGATGAGAACTTAAAGCCATATCCTGGGGTATTTATAAAAGATGGTGCATACGCTAGGCCAAGAGAAATTTGTAAATTTCTCTCAAGCAACTTTGAAATTTTATTTAACCATGAGTACGAGAGCAGAGAGCACCTTCAAAATGGCAAGATCAGCGTTAAATTTAAAAACGACAAAAGCTTGGAGGCTGACATCTTGGTCTTTTGCACTGGCAGTAAGAGCAGTGAAATTTTTAATGGCTACAATATGCAAATAAGTAGTGTCCGTGGCCAAGTAACCCACTTAAAACCAGTGCTAAAAAATGCCATGCCGCTAAGCGCAAAAGGCTACATCTGCCCAGCTGTCAAAGGTTTGCAAGTTATCGGTGCAACTTATGCCAGAAATGAAATTTGCGATACGCCTAAAGTTGAGGATAATGCTAAAAATTTAAGCGATGTAAGCGAGTTTTTTGACACCACAAAAGCCACCATTATCGGCTCACGTGTAGGCTATAGAAGTTATAGTGGAGACAGGTTTCCGATAATTGGCGCCTTGCATGATGAAGAATTTTACAAGCAAAACTACAAAGGGCTATTTTGGAGCAAAAATAAAGATAACAATCCAAAAGCAAACTATGAAAAGAATGTCTTTGTGAATTTTGCCCACGGCTCACGAGGTCTTGGCACAGCGATACTTGGAGCAAATTTGATAGCCGATCTTGTGCTTGCTCGCCCACTTTGTATAGAAAGATCGCTATTTCACGAGCTTCATCCAGCTAGGTTTTTGATAAGAAAACTGAAAAATGGATTAAAATTTTAA
- a CDS encoding N-acetylmuramoyl-L-alanine amidase family protein: MKRAIILFFIVCNFLFAATNSEIFAKFDKNFASSSRSAKIKFHNDIKDIYVDAIIKNDKNIKKQALTRLITSSKSLGFDSSGYIKDLNALNGIKSASTPSTATLTLLSATKVNDTLVLKFNTKIDTAKLKTSFLKQQNTYKNIMDIDGRLNGNSLTYKNFISDYIHISQYDKNTVRVIFSDKIQKTIKANATGDLLIISTQNFISNENVKAPLHKTKNKNEEVPHKESEPNLKPQPAQSEPAAAPLPPVTASKFSRNKTIVIDPGHGGTDPGAVNGKLQEKTAVLGVAKKLGDILKARGYKVFFTRSTDVFINLRTRTKFANDKMADLFVSIHANAAPNATKAKSMHGIETFFLSPARSERSKNAAALENKSDIEEMNYFSQQTFLNVLNREKIIASNKLGIDIQKEILASARKVYAASDGSVREAPFWVLVGALMPAVLVEIGYITHPVEGEKLFNDAYQNALANGIANGIDGYFAKNR; the protein is encoded by the coding sequence ATGAAACGAGCGATAATCCTCTTTTTTATTGTTTGTAATTTTCTTTTTGCTGCGACAAATTCTGAGATATTTGCAAAATTTGATAAAAATTTTGCTAGCTCAAGCAGAAGTGCAAAGATTAAATTTCACAACGATATAAAAGATATATATGTCGACGCGATTATCAAAAACGATAAAAATATAAAAAAACAAGCACTCACAAGACTTATAACCAGCTCAAAATCGCTTGGTTTTGATTCAAGTGGGTATATAAAAGATCTAAATGCACTAAATGGCATAAAGAGCGCCAGTACGCCTAGTACTGCTACTTTGACTCTGCTTAGTGCAACCAAGGTAAATGACACTTTAGTACTTAAGTTTAATACAAAAATTGATACTGCAAAACTAAAAACATCCTTTTTGAAGCAGCAAAATACATATAAAAACATTATGGATATCGATGGTAGATTAAATGGCAATTCGCTAACTTATAAAAATTTTATATCTGATTATATTCACATCTCGCAGTATGATAAAAACACTGTTAGAGTTATTTTTTCTGATAAGATCCAAAAGACTATAAAAGCAAATGCGACAGGCGATCTACTCATAATAAGTACACAAAATTTTATCTCAAACGAAAATGTAAAAGCACCACTTCATAAAACTAAAAACAAAAACGAAGAAGTGCCACACAAAGAGTCTGAGCCAAATTTAAAGCCGCAGCCAGCACAAAGTGAGCCAGCGGCAGCACCTTTACCACCAGTTACGGCTAGTAAATTTTCACGCAACAAAACGATCGTCATCGATCCGGGTCATGGTGGCACTGATCCAGGTGCAGTAAATGGCAAACTGCAAGAAAAAACAGCCGTTTTAGGCGTAGCCAAAAAGCTTGGTGACATACTAAAAGCGCGTGGCTACAAGGTCTTTTTTACCAGGTCAACCGATGTCTTTATAAATTTAAGAACAAGAACAAAATTTGCAAATGATAAGATGGCTGATCTTTTTGTTTCTATTCACGCAAATGCCGCTCCAAATGCTACAAAGGCAAAAAGTATGCACGGCATTGAGACATTTTTCTTATCGCCTGCAAGAAGCGAACGTAGTAAAAACGCAGCCGCACTTGAAAATAAATCAGATATAGAAGAGATGAACTACTTTTCGCAGCAGACATTTTTAAATGTGCTAAACCGCGAGAAGATCATCGCCTCAAACAAGCTTGGCATCGATATCCAAAAAGAAATTTTAGCAAGTGCCAGAAAAGTCTATGCTGCAAGTGATGGTAGTGTGAGAGAAGCGCCGTTTTGGGTACTCGTAGGTGCCCTTATGCCAGCAGTTCTTGTTGAGATCGGCTATATCACGCATCCAGTCGAGGGCGAAAAGCTCTTTAATGATGCCTACCAAAACGCTCTTGCAAACGGCATCGCAAACGGCATAGATGGATATTTTGCAAAAAATAGATGA
- the putP gene encoding sodium/proline symporter PutP has product MSFGSYLAIAIYFGFLLFIGRYFYDKNASMNEYLLDNRRMGPVVTALSAGASDMSGWMLLGVPGALYATGIANVWMIIGLIIGAYCNYLFLAKRLRIYTEVASDSITIPDFLENRFKDRTKILRIISGLIILIFFTLYVSSGIIAGGKTFESFFGLKFAYGAVFTLVIVVFYTFFGGFKAVSITDAFQGLLMFCVLVSIPVVAYLNLDLPSDTNLLKEISKLDANHLNPFRDQTFWGILGLMAWGFGYFGQPHIIVRFMAIRDSKELAKARRIGIGWMTIGLLGAIMSGLIGFVYFSQRGGLSDPETVFLKLGELLFPPFFIGIIISAVLSAIMSTISSQLLVTSSSVTKDFIFAFYKKEISQNTQTAISRYAVVVVAIVATILAFISTDNVLNVVGNAWAGFGASFGPVLLFSLYWKRMSALGALAGMIAGGATVIFWITSGLNVYVYEILPGIIASCIAIISVSIWGDAINKMTSEPHEQVIKDEFEKMKTRL; this is encoded by the coding sequence ATGAGCTTTGGGTCTTATTTAGCCATCGCCATCTATTTTGGCTTTTTGCTCTTTATCGGACGATATTTCTACGATAAAAATGCAAGTATGAACGAGTATCTGCTAGATAACCGTCGAATGGGTCCAGTAGTTACTGCACTTAGTGCTGGTGCTTCTGATATGAGTGGTTGGATGCTACTTGGCGTGCCCGGAGCATTATACGCAACTGGCATAGCAAATGTGTGGATGATAATCGGTCTTATTATTGGAGCTTACTGCAACTATTTATTTTTAGCAAAGAGGCTTAGAATTTATACTGAGGTTGCGAGTGATAGCATCACGATACCAGACTTTTTAGAAAATCGCTTTAAAGATAGGACTAAAATTTTAAGAATTATCTCTGGTCTTATCATTTTGATCTTTTTCACACTTTATGTAAGTAGCGGCATTATCGCTGGCGGAAAGACATTTGAGAGCTTTTTTGGTTTAAAATTTGCCTACGGAGCGGTCTTTACACTTGTCATTGTGGTCTTTTACACATTTTTTGGTGGGTTTAAAGCAGTTAGTATAACTGACGCATTTCAGGGGCTTTTGATGTTTTGTGTCCTAGTCTCGATCCCAGTCGTGGCATATCTAAATTTAGACTTGCCAAGCGATACAAATTTACTAAAAGAGATAAGCAAGCTTGATGCAAATCACCTAAATCCATTTAGAGATCAAACTTTTTGGGGAATTTTAGGACTTATGGCTTGGGGATTTGGCTACTTTGGACAGCCACATATCATTGTTAGATTTATGGCGATACGCGACTCAAAAGAGCTTGCTAAAGCAAGAAGAATAGGCATTGGCTGGATGACGATCGGCCTACTAGGCGCAATTATGAGCGGACTTATCGGCTTTGTCTACTTTAGTCAAAGAGGCGGACTTAGCGATCCTGAGACTGTATTTTTAAAGCTTGGCGAGTTACTTTTCCCACCATTTTTTATAGGCATTATCATCTCAGCTGTGCTTTCAGCGATTATGAGTACTATCTCAAGTCAGCTTTTAGTTACATCTAGCTCGGTAACAAAAGACTTTATCTTTGCATTCTATAAAAAAGAGATTAGTCAAAATACACAAACGGCGATCAGTCGCTATGCTGTCGTAGTAGTGGCCATAGTTGCTACAATACTTGCCTTTATCTCGACAGATAATGTCCTAAACGTAGTTGGCAACGCTTGGGCTGGATTTGGTGCGAGCTTTGGACCAGTGCTACTTTTTAGCCTTTACTGGAAGCGCATGAGTGCACTTGGAGCACTTGCTGGCATGATAGCTGGAGGTGCAACCGTAATATTTTGGATCACTTCAGGACTAAATGTTTATGTTTATGAAATTTTGCCTGGCATCATAGCCTCTTGTATAGCGATCATTAGCGTAAGTATCTGGGGAGATGCGATAAATAAAATGACAAGCGAACCTCACGAGCAAGTCATAAAAGATGAATTTGAAAAGATGAAAACAAGGCTTTAG
- a CDS encoding methyl-accepting chemotaxis protein, whose amino-acid sequence MNNLGIKSKIMAIVIVSLIGLGIMSAYMLNGILETRSKAEFSEKIVDTIINQNNFIHEMQKERGFSSGVLAGGDNKNLLEQRKKVDAALDKLEEKNEIVSEINSIRSNVDQKSGNDLISRITKILRKEVIAINGYSDKLEPSLVDDLKRIIIVGEIKESLGILRATLNGVFTKKSISKEDYNKVVALNSVINKFMQDFYDYNPKEFSDEFDAIARKKADFIDAMNIIKNVVATEDVSYDAANWFSKISISIDALRELELKLLDNMQKDARSIKGDANTELIISSIVIAICILLMLLVSTLIGKNLISGIDQTKNGLVRFFDFLNYKSNKAEFLDRSGSDEIGQMSALINENIKQIEANLSEQNNFIKEANTFVNQIGKGNYVAQLNADTSNPALSQLKQTFKDLQIALKHAIAENGDDVLNLLESFKKQDFTKRLEDDGKMAVGINALGEEIAKMLRANLDQAHVLEEKAEALSQSMKELTQGANVQASSLQESAAAVEQMSSSMNAISQKTSDVIRQSDEIKNIITIIRDIADQTNLLALNAAIEAARAGEHGRGFAVVADEVRKLAERTQKSLTEIEANTNVLAQSINEMSESIKEQSEGINMINQSVAQIDTLTKENVVIVNKANEVTSDVDDMAKAIVNEVRKSKF is encoded by the coding sequence ATGAATAATCTAGGTATTAAATCTAAGATTATGGCGATAGTTATCGTCAGTCTTATTGGCCTTGGTATCATGAGTGCATACATGCTAAATGGTATCTTAGAAACTCGCTCAAAAGCAGAATTTAGCGAGAAAATCGTGGATACAATAATCAATCAAAATAATTTTATCCATGAGATGCAAAAAGAACGCGGATTTAGCTCAGGTGTGCTAGCAGGAGGGGATAATAAAAATTTATTAGAGCAGCGTAAAAAAGTAGATGCTGCGCTTGATAAGCTTGAAGAGAAAAATGAAATAGTTTCAGAGATAAATAGTATCCGCTCAAATGTAGATCAAAAAAGTGGCAATGATCTAATTAGCCGTATAACAAAAATTTTAAGAAAAGAGGTTATTGCTATAAATGGATATAGCGATAAGCTCGAGCCTAGCTTGGTAGATGATCTAAAGCGTATCATTATTGTTGGTGAGATAAAAGAGTCTCTTGGTATTTTGCGTGCTACTTTAAATGGGGTTTTTACTAAAAAGAGCATAAGCAAAGAGGACTACAATAAAGTAGTTGCACTAAATAGCGTTATAAATAAATTTATGCAGGATTTTTACGATTACAATCCAAAAGAATTTAGTGACGAATTTGATGCTATCGCTAGAAAAAAGGCTGATTTTATAGATGCGATGAATATTATTAAAAATGTAGTTGCCACTGAAGATGTATCTTATGATGCAGCGAACTGGTTTTCAAAGATAAGCATTTCAATAGATGCATTGAGAGAGCTTGAGCTTAAACTACTTGATAATATGCAAAAAGATGCAAGAAGTATTAAGGGTGATGCAAATACCGAACTTATTATAAGTTCTATTGTAATTGCGATTTGTATTTTGCTTATGTTGCTAGTATCTACATTGATAGGTAAAAATTTGATCTCTGGTATAGATCAGACTAAAAATGGCTTAGTTAGATTTTTTGACTTCTTAAATTATAAATCTAATAAGGCTGAATTTTTAGATCGTAGTGGTAGCGACGAGATCGGACAGATGAGTGCACTGATAAATGAGAATATCAAACAAATCGAGGCAAATTTATCTGAGCAAAATAATTTCATTAAAGAAGCAAATACTTTTGTAAATCAAATTGGCAAAGGTAACTACGTAGCTCAGCTTAACGCAGATACTTCAAATCCTGCACTTAGCCAGCTAAAACAAACTTTCAAAGACTTACAAATCGCACTAAAACATGCTATTGCGGAAAATGGCGATGATGTGTTAAATCTATTAGAAAGCTTTAAAAAACAAGACTTTACTAAAAGGCTTGAAGATGATGGTAAAATGGCGGTTGGTATAAACGCTCTTGGTGAAGAGATAGCCAAGATGTTAAGGGCAAATTTAGATCAAGCCCACGTACTAGAAGAAAAGGCTGAGGCTTTAAGTCAGTCAATGAAAGAACTAACTCAAGGCGCAAATGTACAAGCAAGCTCACTTCAAGAATCTGCTGCTGCAGTAGAGCAAATGTCAAGCTCAATGAATGCAATATCTCAAAAAACATCTGATGTTATTAGACAAAGTGATGAGATCAAAAACATCATAACTATTATTAGAGATATAGCTGATCAAACAAATTTACTAGCTCTTAATGCCGCGATCGAGGCAGCACGTGCAGGAGAGCATGGTAGAGGCTTTGCGGTCGTTGCAGATGAGGTTAGAAAACTAGCAGAGAGAACTCAAAAATCTCTAACAGAGATCGAAGCAAATACAAACGTACTAGCTCAATCAATTAATGAAATGAGTGAATCTATAAAAGAGCAAAGTGAAGGAATCAATATGATAAATCAATCAGTTGCTCAAATAGATACACTTACAAAAGAAAATGTAGTAATTGTCAATAAAGCAAATGAAGTAACATCTGATGTTGACGACATGGCTAAGGCTATAGTAAACGAAGTTAGAAAAAGTAAATTTTAA
- a CDS encoding basic amino acid ABC transporter substrate-binding protein — translation MSKILKFLMASLVLFLLGCGDDANKKNAVNNAEEASKNVVYKVGSSADYPPFEYLDENNKIVGFEIDLLNEITKKTGIKFDVANMSFDGLISALKTGKVDIAISGMSATDERRKSVDFTKPYYFSENLFIRKKGSDVNKDNLKDKKISAQVGTLQEEAAKSITTKAIPAENVAAAIMSLNAGKIDVVLTDSPIGVEYLKQNPDLEEFLRVPDGTEGFAMAFDKGKHTELIKKIDAAINELQKSGEFDKMLDKYGLKK, via the coding sequence ATGAGTAAAATTTTAAAATTTTTGATGGCAAGCTTGGTTTTATTTTTACTAGGTTGTGGCGATGATGCTAACAAAAAAAATGCAGTAAATAATGCCGAAGAAGCTAGTAAAAATGTAGTTTATAAAGTTGGCTCGAGTGCTGATTATCCACCTTTTGAATATCTTGATGAAAACAATAAAATTGTTGGCTTTGAGATAGATTTATTAAATGAGATCACCAAAAAAACTGGAATAAAATTTGATGTTGCAAATATGAGCTTTGATGGACTGATATCAGCATTAAAAACCGGTAAAGTTGATATTGCCATAAGTGGAATGAGTGCAACTGATGAGAGAAGAAAATCGGTTGATTTCACCAAGCCATATTATTTTTCAGAAAATTTATTTATCCGCAAAAAAGGCTCAGATGTAAATAAAGACAACCTTAAGGATAAGAAAATTTCAGCTCAAGTTGGAACATTGCAAGAAGAAGCAGCCAAAAGCATAACTACCAAGGCGATACCTGCTGAAAATGTAGCAGCTGCTATCATGTCACTAAACGCTGGCAAAATCGACGTTGTGCTAACTGATAGTCCGATAGGGGTTGAGTATTTAAAACAAAATCCAGATTTGGAAGAATTTTTAAGAGTTCCTGATGGCACAGAAGGATTTGCGATGGCGTTTGATAAAGGCAAACACACTGAGCTTATCAAGAAGATAGACGCAGCAATCAATGAGCTACAAAAATCTGGCGAATTTGACAAAATGCTAGATAAATATGGATTAAAGAAATAA
- a CDS encoding amino acid ABC transporter ATP-binding protein, translating to MIEIKNLNKSYGDLRVLNDISVDIKKGEVIAIIGPSGGGKSTFLRCINRLEEPDSGHIKINGEDILDKKSDINKIRQKVSMVFQHFNLFANKNVLQNLTLAPIKAGILDKASAEKRADELLKSVGLSDKKFAYPHKLSGGQKQRIAIARSLAMEPEVILFDEPTSALDPEMIGEVLDIMKDVAARGITMLVVTHEMGFARNVANRIFFMDKGKIAVDDTPKNIFTNPQHERLKEFLGKILNH from the coding sequence ATGATTGAGATTAAAAATTTAAACAAAAGTTATGGCGATTTGCGAGTTTTAAATGATATTAGCGTAGATATAAAAAAGGGTGAAGTTATAGCGATAATTGGTCCAAGTGGTGGCGGTAAAAGTACGTTTTTACGTTGTATAAACCGCCTTGAGGAGCCAGATAGTGGACACATAAAGATAAATGGCGAAGATATTTTAGATAAAAAATCAGACATAAATAAAATTCGCCAAAAAGTGAGCATGGTTTTTCAGCACTTTAATCTTTTTGCAAATAAAAACGTCTTGCAAAATTTAACTTTAGCTCCGATAAAAGCAGGAATTTTAGATAAAGCAAGCGCAGAAAAAAGAGCCGATGAGTTGCTAAAAAGTGTTGGGCTAAGTGATAAGAAATTTGCCTATCCGCACAAGCTTTCAGGCGGACAGAAGCAACGTATTGCGATCGCTAGAAGCCTAGCAATGGAGCCAGAAGTGATACTTTTTGATGAGCCGACAAGTGCGCTTGATCCTGAGATGATCGGAGAGGTACTTGATATTATGAAAGATGTTGCTGCAAGGGGCATAACGATGCTTGTGGTTACCCATGAAATGGGCTTTGCAAGGAATGTGGCAAATAGAATTTTCTTTATGGATAAAGGCAAAATCGCAGTTGATGATACACCGAAAAATATCTTTACAAATCCGCAACATGAGCGCTTAAAAGAGTTTTTAGGCAAAATTTTAAATCATTAA